One Ricinus communis isolate WT05 ecotype wild-type chromosome 2, ASM1957865v1, whole genome shotgun sequence DNA segment encodes these proteins:
- the LOC8265238 gene encoding uncharacterized protein LOC8265238 codes for MAVPASSLLTPNTRFQIKLLRNQTFQLRGWTVLHKHPRQLPLCFMKLTKAQFGEPNKVRLQLSSAKEKLWEATPNPVKKFPWREAGDMLLKRLLFIGQKVLKWSLAVIFVLSCISDIIFSISRNQELMIPIGLLVGCLMTDFLKETLQELFQASEDKELNFPLVIICCFFVFVKVMSAYFISRPQMLLSHVANGGLLQAVWLWRYLLKENGEHNIENSSPTKDARSTLVAEK; via the exons ATGGCGGTTCCCGCGTCTTCGTTACTTACACCAAATACAAGATTTCAG ATTAAACTACTCAGAAACCAAACTTTTCAACTCCGCGGATGGACAGTCTTACATAAGCATCCCCGGCAGCTTCCTTTATGTTTCATGAAACTAACAAAAGCCCAGTTTGGCGAACCAAATAAAGTCAGATTGCAACTGAGTAGTGCCAAGGAAAAGTTGTGGGAGGCCACCCCGAACCCTGTGAAAAAGTTTCCTTGGAGAGAGGCAGGGGATATGCTGCTAAAGCGATTATTGTTTATCGGACAGAAGGTTTTGAAATGGTCCCTTGCAGTAATTTTCGTTTTAAGTTGTATATCAGATATCATCTTTTCCATCTCTAGAAACCAGGAGTTGATGATTCCTATTGGTCTCCTAGTTGGCTGCTTGATGACTGACTTCTTAAAAGAGACACTGCAGGAATTGTTCCAAGCCTCAGAG GATAAGGAATTGAATTTCCCCCTTGTGATTATTTGTTGTTTCTTCGTTTTTGTCAAGGTCATGTCTGCATATTTTATATCACGGCCACAAATGCTTCTTTCGCATGTTGCCAATGGTGGGTTGCTGCAAGCTGTGTGGCTGTGGAGATACTTACTGAAAGAAAATGGTGAACACAACATTGAGAATTCTTCGCCAACCAAAGATGCTAGGTCTACGTTAGTTGCTGAGAAATGA
- the LOC8265236 gene encoding transcription factor RAX3, whose amino-acid sequence MGRAPCCDKANVKKGPWSPEEDDKLKSYIEKHGTGGNWIALPQKIGLKRCGKSCRLRWLNYLRPNIKHGGFSEEEDSIICSLYISIGSRWSIIAAQLPGRTDNDIKNYWNTRLKKKLLGKQRKEHQGRRGNGLKQEMKKGNANPIMFSSADNFNSQNPYWPELPLLAHPVPYSYQEPRFNDHASIRKLLTKLGGRFSDDDDLMIHNSSNPQFPNEISYTPQLYDQTTNISSSASMEALSNNASAQFAQTQYNSIDWSGLQMLQGQSSFHGGSEEIAYNNNTKRLDGLEFLLGDDILNDRLNGSLGEMSSLVYPPVASNCEGILQQKLL is encoded by the exons AGCATGGCACTGGTGGTAACTGGATTGCTTTGCctcaaaaaattg GCCTTAAAAGATGTGGCAAGAGCTGCCGTCTTAGATGGTTAAACTATCTTCGCCCAAATATTAAGCATGGAGGCTTTTCTGAGGAAGAAGACAGCATAATTTGCAGCCTCTATATTAGTATTGGGAGCAG GTGGTCTATTATCGCAGCCCAATTGCCAGGAAGAACCGATAATGACATAAAGAACTACTGGAACACAAGGCTGAAGAAGAAGCTTCTTGGTAAGCAGCGGAAAGAGCACCAAGGTAGAAGGGGTAATGGCCTGAAGCaagaaatgaagaaaggaAATGCCAATCCAATAATGTTTTCGTCAGCTGATAACTTCAATAGTCAAAACCCTTATTGGCCAGAATTGCCTTTGCTAGCTCATCCCGTACCATACTCATACCAAGAACCTCGCTTTAATGATCATGCGTCTATTAGGAAGCTGCTTACCAAGCTTGGAGgaagattttctgatgatgatgatcTAATGATTCACAATTCGTCAAATCCTCAATTCCCCAATGAGATATCCTATACTCCACAGCTTTATGATCAGACCACCAATATCTCCTCTTCTGCTTCAATGGAGGCCTTAAGTAATAATGCCAGTGCTCAGTTTGCTCAAACACAGTACAACAGCATAGACTGGTCCGGATTACAAATGTTACAAGGACAAAGCAGTTTCCATGGAGGAAGTGAGGAAATTGCATATAACAACAACACGAAAAGATTGGATGGGCTGGAGTTTCTACTCGGTGAcgatattttaaatgatagACTAAATGGTTCGTTGGGCGAGATGAGCTCCCTGGTCTATCCTCCTGTTGCTTCAAACTGTGAAGGGATCCTACAACAAAAGTTGCTGTAA